A genomic window from Halogeometricum borinquense DSM 11551 includes:
- a CDS encoding phosphate signaling complex PhoU family protein, whose amino-acid sequence MVETRKVQVTGGSTYTVSIPKDWATENSVSAGSEVEFYPEGDSLFLTPRTEDERTEGTLDIANLAGDELTRAVMTMYVSGFDIIALESGRITTEQRRTIREATQSLVGLEVLEETRDRVVIRDLLDSSELSIHNAVTRMRLISLSMLEDAIAAIAELDDDMARDVIQRDDDVDRLWMVVSRIFRATLRTPKAAEELGLPREVCFDYQSAARQLERIGDHATKIAHLTLNFEEPVSEDVVSALEELYMEARKVVDDGMDALFTDDPDEASRLANDARENVQQIDERARKIDELLRDLDPARAQLLGLIVDSVSRSADYGGNIAETALQKAAPTP is encoded by the coding sequence ATGGTCGAAACGCGAAAGGTGCAGGTGACGGGAGGGTCAACGTACACCGTCTCGATTCCGAAAGACTGGGCGACGGAAAACAGCGTCTCTGCGGGAAGCGAAGTCGAGTTCTACCCTGAAGGCGACTCACTGTTTCTGACCCCGCGAACCGAGGACGAGCGGACGGAAGGGACGCTCGATATCGCCAACTTGGCGGGCGACGAACTCACGCGTGCGGTGATGACGATGTACGTAAGCGGGTTCGATATCATCGCCTTAGAGAGCGGTCGCATCACGACCGAGCAGCGACGAACCATCCGTGAGGCGACGCAGAGTCTCGTCGGTCTCGAAGTTCTCGAAGAAACGCGTGATAGAGTCGTCATCCGCGACTTGCTGGACTCCTCGGAACTGTCGATCCATAACGCAGTGACGCGAATGCGCCTCATCTCTCTCTCGATGCTCGAAGACGCAATCGCCGCCATCGCGGAACTGGACGACGACATGGCCCGCGACGTGATCCAGCGTGATGACGACGTTGACCGTCTGTGGATGGTCGTCTCGCGCATCTTCCGTGCGACGCTTCGCACCCCGAAGGCGGCCGAGGAACTCGGCCTGCCGCGTGAGGTGTGTTTCGACTACCAGTCCGCCGCGCGGCAACTCGAACGCATCGGCGACCACGCGACGAAAATTGCCCACCTGACGCTCAACTTCGAGGAACCCGTCTCCGAGGATGTCGTCTCCGCACTCGAAGAACTGTACATGGAAGCGCGAAAAGTCGTAGACGACGGGATGGATGCGCTGTTCACCGACGACCCCGACGAAGCGTCCCGCCTCGCCAACGACGCCCGCGAAAACGTCCAACAGATAGACGAACGCGCGCGGAAAATCGACGAACTCCTGCGCGACCTTGACCCTGCACGCGCGCAACTGCTCGGACTGATCGTTGACTCCGTCTCCCGAAGCGCCGACTACGGCGGCAATATCGCGGAGACGGCCCTGCAAAAGGCAGCACCGACGCCTTAG
- a CDS encoding PstS family phosphate ABC transporter substrate-binding protein has protein sequence MTRNSSDVSNSVSRRKFVVAAGATGLAGLAGCSGTGGSQTPSTSGGNDGSDGQTEQTTSSSTSSDSGSVTPLTADGSSTVYPVTNLAGSYWNSNPPADDKEYWGPGQYGIETDKSLADYWAGLYGFEGNDDGTPPFRTSIGLSHSGVGLEKLKKGQVDIGDSSAPVGAEFPDASDDELEPFTDHVVAVDAQPVVVSKEIYDAGVTKLTLEQLQDIYRGEITKWSEIDGYDGPDKEIQAVGRAEGSGTDTAFRLNVLGDPDASMSGVDIRKGQNQQVKTLVSKSNNAVAYLALAFVDEEAVPPVSLEIEGTTYTYGENLGAKEYPLSRDLHAYTWDGTSKKEAAFLRMILTEFGQKNFVATNNYVTLTEKRLSKERSKLPEPEA, from the coding sequence ATGACGCGGAACTCATCGGATGTGTCGAACAGTGTGTCGAGGCGGAAATTCGTCGTCGCCGCCGGGGCGACGGGACTTGCGGGCCTCGCGGGTTGTAGTGGAACGGGGGGAAGTCAGACCCCCTCCACGTCGGGCGGTAACGACGGTTCAGACGGGCAGACAGAACAGACCACCTCATCGTCAACCAGCAGCGACAGCGGATCGGTGACACCGTTGACGGCTGACGGATCTTCGACGGTGTACCCCGTGACGAACCTCGCCGGGTCGTACTGGAACTCCAACCCGCCCGCAGACGACAAAGAGTACTGGGGACCGGGACAGTACGGTATTGAAACCGACAAGAGTCTTGCAGACTACTGGGCCGGACTCTACGGATTCGAGGGCAATGATGACGGTACGCCCCCGTTCCGAACCAGCATCGGTCTCAGTCACAGCGGTGTCGGTCTAGAGAAACTCAAGAAGGGACAGGTCGATATCGGCGACTCGAGCGCACCGGTCGGTGCGGAGTTCCCCGATGCGTCCGACGACGAACTCGAACCGTTCACGGACCACGTCGTCGCTGTTGACGCCCAGCCCGTTGTCGTCAGCAAGGAGATTTACGACGCTGGCGTGACGAAGCTCACCCTCGAACAACTCCAAGACATCTATCGTGGAGAGATCACGAAGTGGTCGGAAATCGATGGTTACGATGGTCCTGACAAGGAGATTCAGGCTGTCGGGCGTGCTGAGGGGTCCGGTACGGACACCGCATTCCGACTGAACGTCCTCGGCGACCCCGACGCGTCGATGTCGGGTGTCGATATTCGGAAAGGGCAGAACCAACAGGTCAAGACGCTGGTCTCGAAGTCGAACAACGCCGTCGCGTACCTCGCACTGGCGTTCGTCGATGAGGAGGCAGTCCCGCCCGTCTCCTTGGAGATCGAAGGCACGACCTACACATACGGCGAAAACCTCGGTGCCAAGGAGTACCCCCTTTCCCGTGATCTCCACGCGTACACGTGGGACGGGACCTCGAAGAAGGAAGCCGCGTTCCTCCGGATGATTCTCACGGAGTTCGGACAGAAGAACTTCGTCGCGACGAACAACTACGTAACGTTGACGGAGAAACGACTATCGAAAGAACGCTCCAAGCTCCCTGAACCGGAAGCGTGA
- a CDS encoding PstS family phosphate ABC transporter substrate-binding protein, whose protein sequence is MSEYPVHRRSLLVGGAGLVASLAGCISTSATPPGQNEGSDESGGDSSESTELLKAGGSSTVYPIANKAGSYWNSNPPAEDEEYWGPTQYGIDTDENLADYWAGRYGFESDSGSSVPFTVSVGLSHSGTGLEKVRNEQLDIGNASAPVSAELPDASQEELDKFVNHVVGVDAQPIVVSKEIYDAGVTKLTADKIRAIYRGEITNWSEIDSYGGPDREIQTIGRSVGSGTDTAFRANLLGDSEAEMPGVDVRKGQNQQVKTTVSKSNNAIAYMALAFVDDSVPAISLEVGGKTYTRGENLSDPGYPLARDLHCYTYEDTSKREAAFLRMILSDFGQQTFVEPTGYAPLTQERRETELSKLPETV, encoded by the coding sequence ATGTCTGAGTATCCTGTCCATCGACGTTCGTTGTTAGTCGGTGGCGCCGGACTCGTCGCCTCCTTGGCTGGCTGTATTAGTACAAGTGCGACACCTCCCGGGCAGAACGAGGGTTCAGACGAGAGTGGTGGTGACTCTTCTGAATCGACCGAACTACTGAAGGCAGGTGGTTCGTCAACCGTCTACCCGATCGCCAACAAGGCGGGGTCGTACTGGAACTCGAATCCTCCAGCGGAGGACGAGGAGTATTGGGGACCAACGCAGTATGGTATTGACACTGATGAGAATCTCGCGGATTACTGGGCCGGACGCTACGGGTTTGAGTCTGACTCAGGGTCATCGGTTCCGTTCACCGTTAGCGTCGGGCTGAGCCACTCGGGGACCGGTCTGGAGAAAGTCCGGAACGAGCAACTGGATATCGGGAACGCCAGCGCTCCGGTCAGCGCTGAACTCCCCGACGCGTCCCAAGAGGAACTCGACAAGTTCGTCAATCACGTAGTCGGCGTTGACGCACAGCCTATCGTCGTCAGTAAGGAGATCTACGACGCGGGCGTGACGAAACTCACTGCCGACAAGATTCGTGCAATCTACCGCGGAGAGATAACGAACTGGTCCGAAATCGATAGCTACGGCGGACCAGACCGAGAAATTCAGACGATCGGCCGGTCAGTCGGTTCGGGGACCGACACCGCGTTCCGAGCGAATCTCCTCGGTGACTCCGAAGCTGAGATGCCCGGGGTTGACGTCCGAAAAGGTCAGAACCAACAGGTCAAAACCACGGTGTCGAAGTCCAATAACGCTATCGCGTACATGGCGCTCGCATTCGTTGACGACTCGGTTCCCGCGATCTCACTCGAAGTCGGTGGGAAGACGTACACTCGTGGGGAAAACCTCTCTGACCCCGGGTATCCGCTGGCGCGTGACCTCCACTGTTACACGTACGAGGACACGTCCAAACGTGAAGCCGCGTTCCTCCGGATGATCCTCTCGGACTTCGGCCAGCAGACGTTCGTTGAACCGACCGGATACGCACCGCTCACACAGGAACGCCGCGAAACAGAACTGAGTAAGCTTCCGGAGACAGTCTGA
- the pstC gene encoding phosphate ABC transporter permease subunit PstC: MSTGTRFEAFQDIDRGTRLIGLTSGLALLAVLLAFLVAAQFVVYPFVVFLVSVAYGWYAYQESTAKILMFFTTVSTVIILGLITVYLFIKSIPAFRTMGLDILLKTNQPLWERASNTYSLAPMIWGTVLTTIIAMVIAAPLGIAGALFISEIAPKWAREIIKPAIEMLAGIPSIVYGFLGWVVVTEYFYSELQLSNFSSLMVAGIMVGVMALPTVVSVAEDAIASVPGSTKDGSLALGASDWQTIKSVTFPTAFSGISAAVILGVGRAVGETMAATVILGHQQAFPDPLYDVWEGTETLTSLIASQYGIATGTQLSALFAAGVILFLTVLTLSIGSQIIEDRRRKRLGGEG; this comes from the coding sequence ATGTCTACTGGAACTCGATTCGAAGCGTTTCAGGATATCGACCGGGGGACACGCCTCATCGGTTTGACGAGCGGACTGGCACTCCTTGCCGTCCTCCTCGCGTTCCTCGTTGCAGCCCAGTTCGTCGTTTATCCGTTCGTCGTGTTCCTCGTCTCCGTCGCCTACGGCTGGTACGCCTATCAGGAGAGTACAGCGAAGATCCTGATGTTCTTCACGACGGTATCGACAGTAATCATATTGGGTCTCATAACCGTTTACCTGTTCATCAAGTCGATTCCGGCGTTTCGGACGATGGGTCTCGATATCCTCCTGAAGACGAATCAGCCGCTCTGGGAGCGGGCGTCGAACACGTACTCGCTCGCACCCATGATCTGGGGGACGGTGCTGACGACGATCATCGCCATGGTCATCGCGGCTCCCCTCGGAATCGCCGGCGCGCTGTTCATCAGCGAAATCGCACCGAAGTGGGCGCGTGAGATCATCAAGCCGGCCATCGAGATGCTCGCAGGGATTCCGTCTATCGTCTACGGATTCCTCGGTTGGGTCGTCGTGACGGAGTATTTCTATAGCGAACTCCAACTCTCGAACTTCAGTAGCCTGATGGTGGCCGGTATCATGGTCGGAGTCATGGCGCTTCCGACCGTCGTCTCCGTCGCGGAAGACGCGATTGCGAGCGTCCCCGGTTCGACGAAGGACGGATCGCTTGCACTCGGCGCGAGCGACTGGCAGACGATAAAGAGCGTCACCTTCCCGACCGCGTTCTCCGGAATCTCTGCTGCAGTCATCCTCGGCGTCGGTCGCGCTGTTGGAGAGACGATGGCTGCCACCGTCATTCTCGGACACCAGCAGGCGTTCCCTGACCCTCTCTACGACGTGTGGGAGGGGACTGAAACATTGACAAGCCTCATCGCCAGTCAGTACGGCATTGCGACTGGCACACAACTCAGTGCATTGTTCGCCGCAGGTGTGATTCTGTTCTTGACCGTTCTCACGCTGAGTATCGGTTCGCAGATAATCGAAGATCGGCGGCGGAAACGTCTCGGAGGTGAAGGATGA
- the pstA gene encoding phosphate ABC transporter permease PstA yields MSLDTQTGDTLVDDESSLLAYVSSAVTAVALGIAVAGIATIFGVFDLTTTVSGLSAFDYFGIGFVGVGVVLVGIGVASRIGVLDTKPDRTAGALPAALFGLIGFVVGSLIGSSTLGFSTFWPVFGIVGGVSLAAAALLPREDLGVTIPAGGLALFGGLTFLTGLITPSWTWEPIAGSATYTGTFVIPFLALFLGLLTAWVGAEAYGGFGTRGRQMGAYLLIGANAVGMLSLLVILVAFVVSKGFAPMTRGIRFGLFWEPLTWFYFPPIDKYVVIEGPLVWFYWPFVMEGVALMTEINGIFPAIVGTVWVVFGAVVFAIPLGVGAAVFLTEYAERGWFTKLVEISTDGLWSTPSIVYGLFGLAFLVPRLGNTTSLLSGMLVLGFMMLPLVVITSREALKSVPDDYRDASAALGVGKWETIKSVVLPAAMPGVITGAILGIGRIAGETAPILLVMVSDPFPSRATDVFAPEFAFVSDFPFVHAQVIDPNALLQPTSALPYQLYAIITAGVGQRESFAWGTALVLLLVVLSFYVVGIGSRMYFRRKLEQ; encoded by the coding sequence ATGAGTCTCGACACGCAGACTGGTGATACACTGGTCGATGATGAGTCCTCTCTGTTGGCGTACGTCTCCAGTGCCGTCACGGCAGTCGCACTCGGAATCGCCGTTGCCGGTATCGCAACGATATTCGGCGTTTTCGACCTCACAACAACGGTTTCCGGACTCTCGGCCTTCGACTACTTCGGCATCGGTTTCGTCGGTGTCGGCGTCGTACTCGTCGGCATTGGCGTCGCCTCGCGGATCGGCGTCCTCGACACGAAACCCGACCGGACGGCGGGCGCACTTCCCGCAGCCCTCTTCGGACTGATCGGGTTTGTCGTTGGGAGTCTTATCGGCTCCAGCACGCTCGGCTTCTCGACGTTCTGGCCGGTGTTCGGCATCGTTGGTGGCGTTTCCCTCGCGGCCGCGGCACTCCTTCCCCGTGAGGATCTCGGCGTGACTATTCCTGCTGGTGGACTCGCGCTGTTCGGCGGGCTCACGTTCCTTACCGGTCTCATCACGCCGTCGTGGACGTGGGAGCCCATAGCCGGATCGGCGACGTACACTGGTACGTTCGTTATCCCGTTCCTTGCTCTCTTCTTGGGCCTCCTCACAGCGTGGGTCGGTGCCGAAGCCTACGGCGGATTCGGGACTCGCGGGCGTCAAATGGGTGCTTATCTCCTCATCGGTGCGAACGCAGTTGGGATGCTCTCACTTCTCGTCATCCTTGTTGCGTTCGTCGTCAGTAAGGGATTCGCCCCGATGACTCGCGGGATCCGGTTCGGTCTGTTCTGGGAGCCGCTGACGTGGTTCTACTTCCCGCCAATCGACAAATACGTCGTTATCGAAGGGCCGTTAGTGTGGTTCTACTGGCCGTTCGTGATGGAGGGCGTCGCGCTGATGACCGAGATCAACGGTATTTTCCCGGCAATCGTCGGCACGGTCTGGGTCGTCTTCGGCGCTGTCGTCTTCGCGATTCCACTCGGCGTCGGTGCGGCGGTTTTCCTGACCGAGTACGCCGAACGCGGGTGGTTCACTAAACTTGTCGAAATTTCAACCGATGGGTTGTGGAGTACGCCCAGTATCGTTTACGGGCTGTTCGGGCTGGCGTTCCTCGTTCCCCGTCTCGGGAACACCACGTCGCTGCTCTCTGGAATGCTCGTTCTCGGCTTCATGATGCTTCCACTGGTGGTTATCACCAGCCGGGAGGCGCTCAAGAGCGTTCCTGACGACTACCGCGACGCCAGCGCTGCGCTCGGTGTCGGGAAATGGGAGACGATAAAAAGCGTCGTCCTCCCCGCCGCGATGCCCGGTGTTATCACCGGTGCCATCCTCGGTATTGGACGTATCGCGGGCGAGACGGCGCCGATCCTGCTCGTGATGGTCAGCGATCCGTTCCCCTCGCGTGCGACAGATGTCTTCGCACCGGAGTTCGCCTTCGTCTCGGACTTCCCGTTCGTCCACGCACAAGTGATTGATCCGAATGCGTTGCTACAACCGACGAGTGCGCTCCCATACCAACTGTACGCGATAATTACAGCAGGTGTCGGCCAACGTGAATCGTTCGCGTGGGGGACGGCACTTGTGCTTCTCTTGGTCGTCTTGAGTTTCTACGTGGTCGGTATTGGCTCACGGATGTACTTCCGACGGAAGCTAGAACAATGA
- the pstB gene encoding phosphate ABC transporter ATP-binding protein PstB, whose amino-acid sequence MSNMTQTNPETEEANEQMTVVGESDEELREEWIQYEFEGEPKFSVRDLNVWYGDDHALHDISMDIPEKSVTALIGPSGCGKSTFLRCLNRMNDRIKSARVDGSVKFENQEIYQDGTDLVELRKRVGQVFQSPNPFPKSIRKNISYGPRKHGDINTGLLARLTGRDDSDREDELVERSLKQAALWDEVSDRLGDNATGLSGGQQQRLCIARALATDPEVILMDEPASALDPVATSKIEDLIVDLAEDYTVVVVTHNMQQAARISDQTAVFLTGGYLVEYDDTDKIFENPESQRVEDYITGKFG is encoded by the coding sequence ATGAGTAACATGACACAGACGAATCCGGAAACTGAGGAAGCGAACGAACAGATGACCGTCGTCGGAGAGAGCGACGAGGAACTCCGCGAGGAGTGGATCCAATACGAGTTCGAGGGCGAACCGAAGTTCTCGGTCCGCGACCTCAACGTGTGGTACGGCGACGACCACGCACTTCACGACATCTCGATGGACATCCCCGAAAAGAGTGTGACCGCACTCATCGGGCCGTCGGGATGTGGGAAGTCCACGTTCCTCCGATGCCTCAATCGGATGAACGACCGCATCAAAAGTGCGCGTGTCGATGGGTCAGTTAAGTTCGAGAATCAAGAGATATACCAGGACGGCACCGACCTCGTAGAACTCCGAAAGCGCGTCGGACAGGTGTTCCAGTCGCCGAACCCGTTCCCGAAGTCGATTCGGAAGAACATCTCGTACGGCCCGCGAAAGCACGGCGACATCAATACTGGACTTCTCGCACGCCTTACCGGCCGGGACGACTCCGACCGCGAAGACGAACTCGTCGAACGGTCGCTCAAACAGGCGGCCCTCTGGGACGAAGTGAGTGACCGACTCGGCGACAACGCGACTGGACTCTCTGGCGGACAACAACAGCGTCTCTGCATCGCACGGGCGCTGGCAACGGATCCGGAGGTCATCCTGATGGACGAACCTGCGTCCGCCCTTGACCCGGTCGCAACCTCGAAAATCGAAGATCTCATCGTCGATCTCGCGGAGGACTACACAGTCGTCGTCGTCACCCACAACATGCAACAGGCGGCCCGTATCTCAGATCAGACGGCTGTCTTCCTCACCGGTGGCTACCTCGTCGAGTACGACGACACCGACAAAATCTTCGAGAATCCCGAGAGTCAGCGCGTCGAAGACTACATCACGGGCAAGTTCGGATAA
- the phoU gene encoding phosphate signaling complex protein PhoU, which yields MPREQYQDALESLRDDVLYMSEVVAERLRMGLDALEQKDDQLAEEVIEGDGEINRMYLDLEQDCIDLIALQQPVASDLRFIAASFKIITDLERIGDLATNLANYATEAQRDVFPEVDIQQIGDGTLEMLDKSMDAYAEENPELCRAVATQDDDIDAMCEAASEMVVRDLIETDPFGEEDRDAEAYLSDISRLLLTVRDLERVGDHAVNIAARALYMVEDDDELLY from the coding sequence ATGCCCCGAGAACAGTATCAGGACGCACTTGAGTCGCTCCGCGACGACGTTCTCTACATGAGCGAAGTCGTCGCAGAGCGACTTCGAATGGGTCTGGATGCACTCGAACAGAAAGACGACCAGCTCGCAGAGGAGGTAATCGAGGGCGACGGCGAGATCAACCGAATGTATCTCGACCTCGAACAGGACTGCATCGACCTCATCGCGCTCCAGCAACCGGTTGCCTCGGACCTGCGTTTCATCGCCGCCTCGTTCAAGATCATCACGGATCTCGAACGAATCGGCGACTTGGCGACGAACCTTGCAAACTACGCAACTGAGGCGCAACGAGACGTGTTCCCCGAAGTCGATATTCAGCAGATCGGTGACGGAACGCTGGAAATGCTCGACAAGTCGATGGACGCGTACGCAGAAGAGAACCCCGAACTGTGTCGTGCTGTTGCCACTCAGGATGACGACATCGACGCGATGTGTGAGGCCGCAAGCGAGATGGTCGTCAGAGACCTGATCGAGACCGACCCGTTCGGTGAAGAAGACCGCGACGCAGAGGCCTATCTGTCTGATATCTCTCGGCTTCTCTTGACGGTTCGTGACCTCGAACGCGTCGGCGACCACGCTGTGAATATCGCCGCACGAGCGCTCTATATGGTCGAAGACGACGACGAACTGCTCTACTAG
- a CDS encoding CDC48 family AAA ATPase, whose amino-acid sequence MNEVQLEVAKAYPNDSGRGIARLDPDTLLHLKLSPGDIIEIEGGETTAAKVWRADRQDWNTDTVRIDGFTRQNADVGIGERVTIRKAEATKAEKLVLAPPEEASVQFGSDAAGMVKRQILKRPVVERDIVPVMSSTNHPFMRSPGQAIPLIAVETDPEGVCLVTEDTEVELREEPISGFEKTGGGITYEDIGGLQGEIQRVREMVELPMKHPQIFKKLGIEPPQGVLLHGPPGTGKTLLAKAVANETSASFFSIAGPEIISKYYGESEQQLREIFEDAKEESPSIIFIDELDSIAPKREDVTGEVERRVVAQLLTMMDGLETRGQVIVIAATNRVDSVDPALRRPGRFDREIEIGVPDESGRKEILQIHTRGMPLSDDVSLDHLADETHGFVGADIESLTKEAAMKALRRYLPEIDLDEEDIPPSLIDRMIVKRSDFEGALTEVEPSAMREVLVELPKVSWDDVGGLEDPKQKVKESVEWPLTSRDKFERMGIEPPKGVLLYGPPGTGKTLIAKAVANETNANFISVRGPQLLSKWVGESEKAIRQTFRKARQVSPTIIFFDELDSLAPSRGNDMGNNVSERVVNQLLTELDGLEENGDVMVIGATNRPDMIDPALIRSGRFDRLVLIGQPGEEGREQILRIHTQSSPLAPDVSLREIAEITEGYVGSDLESIAREAAIEALREDDDAKEIEMRHFRKAMEAVRPTITDELMDYYEQMQDQFKGGARDQLTDRRDGRIGFQ is encoded by the coding sequence ATGAACGAAGTGCAACTCGAAGTGGCGAAGGCGTACCCGAACGATTCGGGTCGCGGTATCGCCCGTCTTGACCCGGACACGTTGCTCCATCTCAAACTCTCACCGGGCGACATCATTGAGATCGAAGGTGGTGAGACGACGGCAGCGAAGGTGTGGCGTGCCGACCGCCAAGACTGGAACACTGACACGGTTCGTATCGACGGCTTCACCCGTCAGAACGCCGATGTAGGAATCGGCGAACGGGTGACCATCCGGAAGGCAGAGGCGACGAAGGCCGAGAAACTCGTCCTCGCGCCGCCGGAGGAAGCGAGCGTCCAGTTCGGTTCCGACGCCGCCGGAATGGTCAAACGCCAGATACTCAAGCGTCCGGTCGTCGAGCGCGACATCGTTCCCGTGATGTCCTCGACGAACCACCCATTCATGCGGTCGCCCGGACAGGCGATCCCGCTTATCGCTGTCGAGACGGATCCGGAGGGCGTCTGTCTCGTCACCGAAGACACCGAGGTGGAACTCCGAGAGGAACCCATCTCCGGGTTCGAAAAGACGGGTGGCGGCATAACGTACGAGGACATCGGCGGCCTGCAAGGCGAGATCCAGCGGGTCCGGGAGATGGTCGAACTCCCGATGAAGCACCCGCAGATATTCAAGAAATTGGGTATCGAACCGCCGCAAGGGGTGCTGTTACACGGGCCGCCCGGCACGGGGAAGACGCTCTTGGCGAAAGCAGTCGCCAACGAGACGTCAGCGAGTTTCTTCTCCATCGCCGGGCCGGAGATTATCTCGAAATACTACGGCGAGTCCGAACAGCAACTCCGCGAGATATTCGAGGACGCAAAAGAGGAGTCGCCGTCGATCATCTTCATCGACGAACTGGACTCCATCGCGCCCAAGCGTGAGGACGTGACCGGCGAAGTCGAACGCCGCGTCGTCGCCCAACTCCTGACGATGATGGACGGGTTGGAGACGCGCGGGCAGGTCATCGTCATCGCGGCGACCAACCGTGTCGATTCGGTTGACCCCGCGCTTCGCCGTCCCGGTCGATTCGACCGCGAAATCGAAATCGGTGTGCCCGACGAATCCGGCCGGAAGGAGATTCTGCAGATTCACACCCGCGGGATGCCGCTTTCGGACGACGTGTCGCTGGATCATCTCGCAGACGAGACGCACGGCTTCGTCGGTGCAGACATCGAATCGCTGACGAAGGAAGCCGCGATGAAGGCGCTCCGGCGGTACCTCCCCGAAATCGACTTAGACGAGGAGGACATCCCGCCGAGCCTCATCGACCGGATGATCGTCAAGCGCAGCGACTTCGAGGGCGCGCTCACCGAGGTAGAACCCTCGGCGATGCGGGAAGTCCTCGTCGAACTGCCGAAAGTGTCGTGGGACGATGTCGGCGGACTCGAAGACCCCAAACAGAAGGTCAAAGAGAGCGTCGAGTGGCCGCTCACGTCGCGCGATAAGTTCGAGCGGATGGGTATCGAACCGCCGAAGGGCGTCCTCCTGTACGGGCCGCCCGGCACGGGGAAGACGCTCATCGCCAAAGCTGTCGCTAACGAGACGAACGCCAACTTCATCTCGGTTCGTGGGCCGCAGTTGCTCTCGAAGTGGGTCGGCGAGTCGGAGAAGGCGATTCGGCAGACGTTCCGCAAGGCGCGGCAGGTCAGTCCGACCATCATCTTCTTCGACGAGTTGGACAGCCTCGCACCCAGTCGGGGCAACGACATGGGCAACAACGTCTCCGAACGCGTCGTCAACCAACTCCTAACTGAGTTGGACGGCCTCGAAGAGAACGGCGACGTGATGGTCATCGGCGCGACCAACCGTCCGGACATGATCGACCCGGCGCTCATCCGCTCGGGACGGTTCGACCGTCTCGTCCTCATCGGCCAACCCGGCGAGGAGGGCCGCGAGCAGATCCTGCGGATTCACACGCAGTCGAGTCCGCTCGCCCCCGACGTGAGCCTGCGTGAGATCGCGGAGATTACCGAGGGCTACGTCGGTTCCGACCTCGAATCCATCGCGCGTGAGGCCGCTATCGAGGCGCTTCGTGAGGATGACGACGCAAAAGAGATCGAAATGCGTCACTTCCGCAAAGCGATGGAAGCCGTCCGTCCGACGATCACGGACGAACTGATGGACTACTACGAACAGATGCAAGATCAGTTCAAAGGCGGCGCACGCGATCAACTCACCGACCGGCGCGACGGTCGGATCGGGTTCCAATAG